One window of the Streptomyces asoensis genome contains the following:
- a CDS encoding condensation domain-containing protein: MDQANGSAYATELSRQQQRLWEVECVVRGSALLHTGIALRLDGMLDEKRLSHAVTAVFQRHELLNTGFRADGETLTLGPATHHELRVLHRPDLSADQAGHLAEVRRATAAAHAEIFPLVGEPLARADLTLLGDGSGVLLLTFHRLVMDLFSLHQVVTDLQEAYLRGPDEPLAAADRYSSLLAAREPRRSADWEFWRTELSGFPTPWIGERRPEPGWLPDGAELRVPLDPALPGLLHTNARAARCTPTVYVTAAAAHRVLERSGAADLVLGTMSANRMNSDAVGPLAQAVLVRVGRSGPYGDQGVLAQVRRGLREGMAHQGVEFEEIVDLLTDGMGVARDDLAPLSVSVTADSWQGSVAGLAFTPFDLDDDQGEGEDEGTATPVVRPSQLDLELNLSGTQPQLILTYDRRCFGAQWCERFVADLLTDLATGRG, translated from the coding sequence GTGGACCAGGCAAATGGAAGTGCGTACGCCACGGAATTGAGCCGTCAGCAGCAACGGCTCTGGGAAGTGGAATGCGTGGTTCGAGGAAGCGCGCTGCTGCACACCGGTATTGCGCTGCGCCTCGACGGAATGCTCGACGAGAAAAGGCTTTCCCACGCCGTCACGGCCGTATTTCAGCGCCATGAACTGCTCAACACGGGCTTCCGCGCCGATGGCGAGACACTGACCCTCGGCCCGGCCACGCACCACGAGCTGCGCGTCCTGCACCGCCCGGACCTGTCTGCCGACCAGGCCGGGCACCTCGCCGAGGTACGTCGAGCGACGGCCGCGGCCCACGCGGAGATCTTCCCCCTCGTCGGCGAGCCCTTGGCGCGCGCCGACCTGACGCTTCTCGGCGACGGCAGCGGCGTCCTGCTTCTCACCTTCCACCGGCTCGTGATGGACCTGTTCTCCCTGCACCAAGTGGTGACTGACCTTCAGGAGGCCTATCTGCGCGGGCCGGACGAGCCGCTCGCAGCGGCGGACCGGTACTCCTCACTCCTGGCGGCGCGCGAACCCCGCAGGTCCGCCGACTGGGAGTTCTGGCGTACGGAGCTGTCCGGCTTCCCCACGCCGTGGATCGGCGAGCGGCGGCCGGAGCCGGGCTGGCTGCCCGACGGCGCCGAACTGCGCGTTCCCCTCGACCCCGCCCTGCCCGGCCTCCTCCACACGAACGCCCGCGCCGCCCGCTGCACGCCCACCGTGTACGTCACGGCCGCGGCGGCCCACCGGGTGCTGGAGCGCTCCGGGGCCGCCGACCTCGTCCTCGGCACCATGTCCGCGAACCGCATGAACTCCGATGCGGTGGGCCCGCTCGCCCAGGCGGTCCTCGTCCGCGTCGGCCGCTCGGGCCCGTACGGTGACCAAGGGGTGCTCGCCCAGGTGCGGCGCGGGCTGCGTGAGGGAATGGCCCACCAGGGAGTGGAGTTCGAGGAGATCGTCGATCTGCTCACGGACGGGATGGGTGTGGCGCGCGACGACCTGGCCCCGCTGAGCGTGAGCGTGACCGCGGACTCCTGGCAGGGTTCCGTGGCGGGGCTCGCCTTCACCCCCTTCGACCTGGACGACGATCAGGGCGAAGGGGAGGACGAGGGCACCGCCACGCCGGTGGTCCGCCCGTCCCAGCTGGACCTGGAGCTCAACCTGTCCGGAACGCAGCCACAGTTGATCCTCACCTACGACCGCCGGTGCTTCGGTGCGCAGTGGTGCGAACGGTTCGTGGCCGACCTGTTGACCGACCTGGCGACCGGTCGCGGCTGA
- a CDS encoding phosphopantetheine-binding protein: MADVDTSATRQGPNGLDGLAAALAQAWHGVLGSLPEEDSDFYNAGGTSIDAARIASQTAEFAPDVEDLDVTLMTALLDEARFGDVRRLGLESIDHARSGSA, encoded by the coding sequence ATGGCGGATGTGGACACCTCGGCAACGCGGCAGGGTCCGAACGGACTCGACGGTCTCGCGGCGGCCCTCGCGCAGGCGTGGCACGGCGTGCTCGGCTCCCTCCCGGAGGAGGACTCGGACTTCTACAACGCCGGAGGCACCTCGATCGACGCGGCCCGGATCGCCTCGCAGACCGCCGAATTCGCCCCGGACGTCGAGGACTTGGACGTCACGCTGATGACCGCGCTTCTCGACGAGGCGCGCTTCGGGGACGTACGACGGCTGGGACTGGAGTCGATCGACCACGCACGGAGTGGGTCTGCCTGA
- a CDS encoding condensation domain-containing protein — protein sequence MTATSHGPDQGLPLSSRQEWCWEWERCYDEPYPKAVSLDCSTTLRMRGPLDVGALRDALAEVALRHDALRLRLLDTGTPVERVVRPRQALRPEPFPLDTVDLGDALRRRELHEILLDLTTRPFDVTEWLSRATLLRLAADDHVLLTSFHHMVFDEPSHQVYLRDLADFYNRRVAAPVADGGRPPFSYVDFVRAENTPQARLDTASRLADWADRLRAHGSGDLLPGRTTGFLPLQHHYESVPLDLSAEESRRLLRTARAERVSLYALLAAALTRTLGGFYGRERLILSTPSHGRLRPETRSALGLFSNMIQVPVDLRRASPSGLFRQVDGRIRDASAAVDLPFGRLAETVLGRQGDAAFFRHALAHAELRLYGVTGWIVDRREHELPMHGLRTGLAPYHQDFSRLKYATPQSSLAGAATLSVGLTMESGRLTGALRYETTYHGRRTAEALANGFRGRLTDLARVGATRR from the coding sequence ATGACGGCGACATCACATGGGCCGGATCAGGGACTTCCTCTCTCCTCGCGCCAGGAGTGGTGCTGGGAGTGGGAGAGGTGTTACGACGAGCCCTACCCCAAGGCCGTCTCCCTCGACTGCTCCACCACCCTCCGTATGCGGGGTCCCCTGGACGTCGGCGCGTTACGCGACGCACTCGCCGAGGTCGCCCTGCGCCATGACGCGTTGCGACTGCGGTTGCTCGACACCGGGACGCCGGTCGAGCGGGTGGTCCGACCACGGCAGGCCCTGCGCCCGGAGCCGTTCCCCCTGGACACGGTGGACCTGGGCGACGCACTGCGCCGACGGGAACTGCACGAGATCCTCCTCGACCTGACCACGCGCCCCTTCGACGTCACCGAATGGCTGTCCCGGGCCACCCTGCTGCGGCTGGCCGCCGACGACCACGTCCTGCTGACCAGCTTCCACCACATGGTCTTCGACGAGCCGAGCCATCAGGTCTACCTGCGCGACCTCGCCGACTTCTACAACCGCCGCGTGGCCGCTCCCGTCGCCGACGGAGGCCGACCCCCCTTCTCCTACGTGGACTTCGTCCGCGCCGAGAACACTCCTCAGGCCCGCCTCGACACCGCGTCCCGCCTGGCGGACTGGGCGGACCGGCTGCGCGCCCACGGCTCCGGGGACCTCCTGCCCGGCCGCACCACCGGGTTCCTCCCGCTCCAGCACCACTACGAAAGCGTTCCCCTGGACCTGTCGGCCGAAGAATCCCGGCGGCTGCTGCGCACGGCCCGCGCCGAGCGGGTCTCCCTGTACGCGCTGCTCGCGGCGGCGCTGACCCGGACCCTCGGCGGCTTCTACGGCCGCGAGCGGCTGATCCTCTCCACGCCCTCGCACGGCCGTCTGCGCCCCGAGACCCGCTCCGCCCTGGGCCTGTTCTCCAACATGATCCAGGTGCCGGTGGATCTGAGGCGGGCCTCGCCGAGCGGACTGTTCCGGCAGGTCGACGGCCGCATCAGGGACGCCTCGGCGGCGGTCGACCTGCCGTTCGGCCGGCTCGCCGAAACCGTCCTGGGCCGCCAGGGCGACGCGGCCTTCTTCCGCCACGCCCTGGCGCACGCGGAGTTGCGCCTGTACGGGGTGACCGGCTGGATCGTCGACCGACGGGAACACGAGTTACCCATGCACGGACTGCGCACCGGCCTCGCCCCCTACCACCAGGATTTCTCCCGGCTCAAATACGCGACACCGCAGTCCTCCCTGGCCGGCGCGGCCACTCTCTCGGTCGGCCTGACCATGGAGTCGGGCCGGCTGACCGGCGCGCTGCGCTATGAGACGACGTATCACGGACGCCGTACGGCCGAGGCCCTGGCGAACGGCTTCCGGGGACGTCTGACGGACCTGGCGCGGGTCGGGGCCACAAGGCGGTGA
- a CDS encoding condensation domain-containing protein — MERHETELVLVEFSAGTSGVADLTWGQEQVCLWMENSAPHIEHMNLDVLIECETGARTTLDDVREALRVVIERHESLRTRLNVEKDGGYRQFVCASGRVPVQVHHCAAFEASEAVLEELRRLPFTVFEWPLRVAVVTVSGIVSGVALCLSHVATDGWGIEVIAGDIRELLAAAPEERDVLSARPPRPLVQPREHAAAQRRAGGRSEARAEAFWTAQLSRFPNDRFPFPLRTPESPRFPKITMRSRTAARALAEAASRHGTTVNAVLTGALAVLISAISELEDVTFRLFCANRTSVESRNSVGTFFQTIPVALTVADLPFRDIAHAAWQASLRAYRVGERDPRRLDRVTESVASVRGVDLDLECFLNIHGYGGQEESETLTAQGTAHELTAFDDDGGIEEWEPGKFYVDVWRVSGCLEVTLSADTALFSRDRLTGFLTCLEDILLRAAAGDAPRPKDLVRDAEALAGLRRREGLVLVDGCWVDPAEVQALLTQALSPRSAQVFLEPGATGSPRLTAYLVPAHAQRPPGPPEVHRLLLAALRGRRFVMAPHRYVVCAAGPDGPATQEEWRRYDVLAEGPGRESPARHDPDTTRT; from the coding sequence GTGGAACGCCACGAAACCGAGCTGGTCCTGGTCGAGTTCAGCGCCGGCACCTCGGGCGTCGCCGACCTCACCTGGGGTCAGGAACAGGTGTGTCTGTGGATGGAGAACTCCGCCCCTCACATAGAGCACATGAACCTCGATGTGCTGATCGAGTGCGAGACGGGCGCGAGGACGACGCTCGACGACGTCCGTGAGGCTCTCCGGGTGGTGATCGAGCGCCACGAGTCCCTGCGGACGCGGCTCAACGTAGAGAAGGACGGTGGGTACCGGCAGTTCGTCTGCGCGAGCGGGAGGGTCCCTGTCCAGGTCCACCACTGTGCCGCCTTCGAGGCGTCCGAGGCGGTCCTGGAGGAGCTCAGACGCCTTCCTTTCACGGTGTTCGAGTGGCCCCTGCGCGTCGCGGTGGTCACCGTCTCGGGCATCGTCTCCGGTGTGGCGTTGTGTCTCTCCCATGTCGCGACCGACGGCTGGGGCATCGAGGTGATCGCCGGTGACATCAGAGAGTTGTTGGCGGCGGCGCCGGAGGAACGTGACGTCCTGTCCGCCCGACCGCCCCGCCCTCTGGTGCAGCCGCGGGAGCACGCCGCGGCGCAGCGCCGGGCCGGCGGCCGGAGCGAGGCCCGGGCCGAGGCGTTCTGGACCGCCCAGCTCTCGCGCTTCCCCAACGACCGTTTCCCCTTCCCCCTGCGGACTCCCGAATCCCCTCGGTTCCCGAAGATCACCATGCGCTCCCGAACGGCGGCGCGCGCGCTGGCGGAGGCGGCTTCACGCCACGGCACAACCGTCAACGCCGTGCTGACCGGCGCCCTCGCGGTGCTGATCAGCGCGATCAGCGAGCTGGAGGACGTCACGTTCCGGCTCTTCTGCGCCAACCGGACGTCCGTGGAGAGCCGCAACTCGGTCGGCACCTTCTTCCAGACCATCCCGGTGGCCCTCACGGTCGCGGACCTCCCTTTCCGGGACATCGCGCACGCGGCGTGGCAGGCGTCCCTGCGGGCCTACCGCGTCGGCGAGCGCGACCCGCGCCGGCTCGACCGGGTCACCGAGTCGGTGGCGTCCGTCCGAGGAGTCGACCTCGACCTCGAGTGCTTCCTCAACATCCACGGATACGGCGGTCAGGAAGAGAGTGAGACCCTGACGGCCCAGGGGACGGCGCACGAGCTCACGGCCTTCGACGACGACGGCGGCATCGAGGAGTGGGAGCCGGGCAAGTTCTACGTCGACGTATGGCGTGTGTCGGGGTGCTTGGAGGTCACGCTCTCCGCGGACACGGCACTCTTCTCCCGCGACCGGCTCACCGGCTTCCTCACCTGCCTGGAGGACATCCTCCTGAGGGCCGCCGCCGGCGATGCGCCTCGACCGAAGGACCTCGTCCGGGACGCCGAGGCACTCGCCGGGCTGCGGCGACGCGAGGGTCTGGTGCTCGTGGACGGCTGCTGGGTCGATCCGGCCGAGGTGCAGGCACTGCTCACGCAGGCCCTGTCCCCCCGGTCCGCCCAGGTCTTCCTAGAACCGGGCGCCACCGGCAGCCCGCGTCTGACGGCGTACCTCGTACCCGCGCACGCGCAGCGGCCACCCGGGCCGCCGGAGGTGCACCGGCTGCTGCTGGCCGCCCTGCGCGGGCGCAGGTTCGTGATGGCCCCGCACCGGTACGTCGTCTGCGCGGCAGGGCCCGACGGGCCCGCCACGCAGGAGGAGTGGCGCCGGTACGACGTCCTCGCGGAGGGTCCGGGCCGGGAGTCCCCCGCCCGGCATGACCCGGACACGACCCGGACATGA
- a CDS encoding MFS transporter encodes MTDGLAARLPLDLLRERNLRRLFCAQAASVLGSSMMPIALSFAVLEHGGGASGVGLVLGAQTAPLMVFLLAGGVLADRWGRRVTMIGSDLVRAAIEITVVVILLTVGMPLGGFVAFAAVLSVAAAFFHPAFHGFVPEVVSGKRLQEANALGSTLNSIGSLFGPAVAGALVAWTEPAWVIAIDAATFLASALFLAGVRTSSSATDPAREDESFWHQLRHGWREFSSRTWLWSLLAYTSLASTFVLGPVMVLGITFVGGKENGAAQWGTVMAAQGVGSLLGGFVGMRLRFRRPLLASVFCTFGLGAFAGLLALRAPVYVLVVGSLLSGAGFALLHILWTSSLQADVPSDAMSRVSAYDGVATVLSMTVGYWWAAPTADRVGAAPLLWFGVVWTVASAAVMVTLPQIRRSAPGAEKGGGDDGVTAEAREPSTAR; translated from the coding sequence ATGACCGACGGTCTGGCGGCTCGACTACCTCTGGACCTACTGCGCGAGCGCAACCTGCGACGGTTGTTCTGCGCGCAGGCCGCCTCGGTGCTGGGCAGCAGCATGATGCCCATCGCCCTGTCCTTCGCCGTGTTGGAGCACGGCGGCGGGGCGAGCGGGGTGGGCCTGGTGCTGGGCGCGCAGACCGCGCCCCTCATGGTGTTCCTGCTGGCGGGCGGTGTGCTCGCGGACCGGTGGGGCCGCCGGGTCACCATGATCGGGAGCGACCTGGTCCGCGCGGCCATCGAAATCACCGTGGTGGTCATCCTGTTGACCGTCGGTATGCCGCTGGGCGGCTTCGTCGCCTTCGCCGCGGTGCTCTCGGTCGCCGCCGCGTTCTTCCACCCCGCCTTCCACGGCTTCGTCCCGGAGGTCGTCTCCGGCAAGCGCCTCCAGGAGGCCAACGCCCTCGGCTCCACCCTCAATTCGATCGGCTCGCTGTTCGGACCGGCCGTCGCCGGCGCGCTCGTGGCCTGGACCGAGCCGGCCTGGGTCATCGCCATCGACGCGGCCACCTTCCTGGCCAGCGCGCTGTTCCTGGCCGGAGTGCGCACCTCGTCCTCCGCCACGGACCCCGCTCGCGAGGACGAGAGCTTCTGGCACCAACTGCGGCACGGGTGGCGTGAGTTCAGCTCCCGCACCTGGCTGTGGTCCCTGCTCGCCTACACGTCGTTGGCGTCCACCTTCGTCCTGGGGCCCGTGATGGTGCTGGGGATCACCTTCGTCGGCGGTAAGGAGAACGGTGCCGCCCAATGGGGCACCGTCATGGCCGCGCAAGGGGTCGGCTCACTCCTCGGCGGATTCGTGGGAATGCGGCTGCGCTTCCGCAGGCCGCTGCTGGCGTCCGTCTTCTGTACGTTCGGCCTGGGAGCCTTCGCCGGCCTCCTCGCGCTGCGCGCGCCCGTCTACGTCCTGGTCGTGGGCTCGTTGCTGTCCGGCGCGGGATTCGCGCTGCTGCACATCCTCTGGACGAGCAGCCTCCAGGCCGATGTGCCGTCCGATGCGATGTCCCGCGTCAGCGCGTACGACGGTGTGGCGACCGTGCTCTCCATGACCGTGGGCTACTGGTGGGCGGCTCCGACCGCGGACCGGGTCGGGGCCGCACCGTTGCTGTGGTTCGGCGTGGTGTGGACCGTGGCGAGCGCCGCCGTGATGGTCACGCTGCCGCAGATCCGCCGGTCCGCGCCGGGCGCGGAGAAGGGCGGGGGCGACGACGGGGTCACCGCGGAGGCGCGAGAGCCCTCCACGGCGCGCTGA